In the genome of Photobacterium sp. TY1-4, one region contains:
- a CDS encoding threonine/serine exporter family protein — translation MAEMEPRVLTEPVQREISRLAVLAGQRLLQHGAESTLVTDVTSRLGLALGVESVEVSLSPSSMVITTLSQGRCITTTRRCQDRGINMQVVTEIQRVCIMAERGVLGVEEVHQRLDRIQPLRYNRWLVVAMIGLSCASFSRLAGADWPVFWLTFVASAIGMTVRQEIGHRHFNPLVNFGITAFVTTLISGLGVVWQIGEAPFLAMASSVLMLVPGFPLINAVADMVKGYIDMGIARWVMASLLTLSTSMGIVAAMNILGVWGWVS, via the coding sequence ATGGCGGAAATGGAGCCGCGGGTATTAACAGAGCCGGTGCAGCGGGAGATCTCCCGGCTGGCTGTTTTGGCCGGTCAGCGGCTGCTGCAGCATGGGGCCGAGAGTACGCTGGTGACCGATGTCACCAGCCGGCTTGGTCTGGCGCTGGGGGTCGAAAGCGTCGAGGTGTCGCTTTCGCCAAGTTCGATGGTGATCACCACGCTCAGCCAGGGGCGTTGTATTACGACCACCCGGCGCTGCCAGGATCGCGGGATCAACATGCAGGTGGTGACGGAGATTCAGCGGGTGTGCATCATGGCTGAGCGCGGGGTGCTGGGCGTCGAGGAAGTCCATCAGCGGCTCGACCGGATCCAGCCGCTGCGCTATAACCGCTGGCTGGTGGTGGCGATGATCGGTCTGTCCTGTGCCTCGTTCAGCCGGTTGGCCGGGGCGGACTGGCCGGTGTTCTGGCTGACGTTTGTCGCTTCGGCGATCGGGATGACGGTGCGCCAGGAAATCGGCCACCGACACTTTAACCCGCTGGTGAATTTCGGTATTACTGCTTTTGTCACGACCCTGATTTCCGGACTGGGCGTGGTGTGGCAGATCGGGGAAGCCCCGTTTCTGGCGATGGCGTCCTCGGTGCTGATGCTGGTGCCGGGGTTTCCGCTGATTAATGCGGTGGCGGACATGGTCAAAGGGTATATCGATATGGGGATTGCCCGCTGGGTGATGGCAAGCCTGCTCACCCTGTCAACCAGTATGGGGATCGTGGCGGCGATGAATATTCTCGGTGTCTGGGGGTGGGTGTCATGA
- the cgtA gene encoding Obg family GTPase CgtA — translation MKFVDEAVIKVDAGDGGNGTVSFRREKYVPKGGPDGGDGGDGGDVFLLADENLNTLIDYRFERFHAAQRGENGRGGNCTGKRGEDCVLSVPVGTRAIDEETGEVIADLTQHGMKIMVAKGGFHGLGNTRFKSSVNRAPRQKTMGTKGEVRQLRLELLLLADVGMLGLPNAGKSTFIRSVSAAKPKVADYPFTTLVPSLGVVRVDNERSFVVADIPGLIEGAADGAGLGIRFLKHLERCRVLLHMIDLLPADGSDPIENAFTILNELEQYSEKLANKPRWLVFNKVDLLPEEEAQAKIDEILDALAWEGDYYCISALNRMGTKELTYDLMAQIEKMPVEIIEEEDETEEKKVAFKWDDYHEAQVKKVEDDDDDDWDDWNEDDYDVEIIYKP, via the coding sequence ATGAAGTTTGTAGATGAAGCGGTAATTAAAGTTGATGCTGGTGACGGTGGCAACGGCACCGTCAGTTTCCGACGCGAGAAATATGTCCCGAAAGGGGGCCCGGATGGCGGTGACGGCGGTGACGGCGGTGATGTGTTCCTGCTGGCCGATGAAAACCTGAATACCCTGATTGACTATCGCTTTGAACGATTCCATGCCGCCCAGCGCGGTGAGAACGGCCGTGGCGGTAACTGTACCGGGAAACGGGGCGAAGACTGCGTGCTGTCGGTCCCGGTCGGGACCCGGGCGATTGATGAAGAAACCGGCGAGGTGATTGCCGATCTGACCCAGCACGGGATGAAGATCATGGTCGCCAAAGGGGGCTTCCACGGGCTGGGTAACACCCGCTTTAAATCGTCTGTGAACCGGGCACCGCGCCAGAAAACCATGGGTACCAAAGGCGAAGTGCGTCAGTTGCGTCTGGAGCTGTTGCTGTTGGCCGATGTCGGTATGCTGGGGCTGCCGAACGCCGGTAAATCCACTTTCATTCGCTCGGTTTCTGCTGCGAAGCCGAAAGTGGCGGATTATCCGTTTACCACGCTGGTCCCGAGCCTGGGTGTGGTCCGGGTGGATAACGAGCGCAGCTTTGTCGTGGCTGATATTCCGGGGCTGATCGAAGGCGCGGCTGATGGTGCCGGTCTGGGGATCCGCTTCCTGAAGCACCTGGAGCGTTGCCGGGTATTGCTGCATATGATCGATCTGCTGCCGGCTGACGGCTCTGATCCGATTGAAAATGCCTTTACTATCCTCAACGAGTTGGAGCAGTACAGCGAGAAGTTGGCGAATAAGCCGCGCTGGCTGGTGTTCAACAAGGTGGATCTGTTGCCGGAAGAAGAGGCACAGGCCAAGATCGATGAGATCCTGGATGCGCTGGCATGGGAAGGGGATTACTACTGCATCTCTGCCCTGAACCGCATGGGGACCAAAGAGCTGACCTACGATCTGATGGCACAGATTGAGAAAATGCCGGTTGAAATCATCGAAGAAGAAGATGAGACTGAAGAGAAGAAAGTCGCGTTCAAGTGGGATGATTACCACGAAGCGCAGGTCAAGAAAGTCGAAGATGATGATGACGACGACTGGGATGACTGGAATGAAGATGATTACGATGTGGAAATTATCTACAAGCCATAA
- a CDS encoding DMT family transporter: protein MPNQNPTAGLLLALVTVLFWGALPIAMKQAVEVMSPQTIVWYRFLTAAIGLGAWLHWRGQLPKLSALSISGGVLLLAASLGLACNFVLFNTALRYLNPAVVGVIIQLAPMILLLSSVWLFKEQLGRHQIIGVACLVLGLGLFFNERLVELFTSLSDYTLGVIIAVMAAVVWVVYALAQKVMLKHFSSPQILLMIYVICTIMLTPLASPTQIQLMDPRQFGMLAFCCINTLVGYGAFAEAMARWQASQVSAVITLAPLCTIVFVDLASWFWPQYVAATPLNAMGYLGAVVVVFGAMFSAIGHKLIRQHN from the coding sequence ATGCCGAATCAAAACCCGACCGCCGGGCTGTTGCTGGCCCTGGTGACGGTCCTGTTCTGGGGCGCGCTGCCGATTGCCATGAAGCAGGCCGTCGAGGTGATGTCGCCCCAGACCATTGTCTGGTACCGCTTCTTGACGGCGGCCATCGGGCTGGGGGCATGGCTCCACTGGCGAGGCCAGTTGCCCAAATTGAGTGCGCTGAGCATCTCTGGCGGCGTCCTCCTGCTGGCGGCAAGCCTGGGCCTGGCCTGTAACTTTGTCCTGTTCAACACGGCGCTGAGGTACCTGAATCCGGCAGTCGTGGGGGTGATTATCCAGCTGGCACCGATGATTTTACTGCTGTCGAGTGTCTGGTTGTTCAAGGAGCAATTGGGCCGACACCAGATCATCGGTGTGGCCTGCCTGGTGCTGGGATTGGGACTCTTTTTTAATGAACGGCTGGTCGAGTTGTTTACCAGCCTGTCGGATTACACTTTGGGCGTGATTATTGCGGTGATGGCTGCCGTGGTCTGGGTGGTCTACGCGCTGGCGCAGAAAGTGATGCTGAAGCATTTCAGCTCACCTCAGATCCTGTTGATGATCTATGTGATCTGCACGATCATGCTGACGCCGCTGGCATCACCGACACAGATCCAGCTGATGGATCCCCGTCAGTTCGGGATGCTGGCATTTTGCTGTATCAATACCCTGGTGGGGTATGGGGCGTTTGCCGAGGCAATGGCCCGCTGGCAGGCATCGCAGGTGAGTGCGGTGATCACCCTGGCCCCCTTATGTACGATTGTGTTTGTCGACCTGGCCAGCTGGTTTTGGCCGCAGTATGTTGCCGCAACCCCACTCAATGCGATGGGCTATTTGGGCGCTGTCGTGGTAGTTTTCGGAGCGATGTTCAGTGCGATCGGCCATAAGCTGATCAGGCAGCATAACTAG
- the rpmA gene encoding 50S ribosomal protein L27 — MAHKKAGGSTRNGRDSESKRLGVKRFGGESVLAGNIIVRQRGTKFHAGNNVGLGKDHTLFALSDGKVKFEVKGPKNRKFVSIEAE; from the coding sequence ATGGCACACAAAAAAGCTGGCGGTTCTACTCGTAACGGCCGTGATTCAGAAAGCAAACGCCTAGGTGTTAAGCGTTTCGGTGGCGAATCTGTACTAGCAGGTAACATCATCGTTCGTCAACGTGGTACTAAATTCCACGCTGGTAACAACGTAGGTTTGGGTAAAGACCACACGCTTTTCGCTCTGTCTGACGGCAAAGTGAAATTCGAAGTGAAAGGTCCTAAAAACCGTAAATTCGTTTCTATCGAAGCTGAATAA
- the rplU gene encoding 50S ribosomal protein L21 has protein sequence MYAVFQSGGKQHRVSEGQTIRLEKLDAETGASVEFDSVLLVANGEEVTVGAPFVAGGKVTAEVVTHGRGDKVKIVKFRRRKHSRKQMGHRQWFTEVKITGISA, from the coding sequence ATGTACGCTGTTTTCCAAAGTGGTGGTAAACAACACCGTGTAAGCGAAGGCCAGACCATTCGCTTAGAAAAACTAGACGCTGAAACTGGCGCTAGCGTTGAGTTCGATTCAGTTCTTCTGGTTGCTAATGGCGAAGAAGTAACTGTTGGCGCACCTTTCGTAGCTGGCGGTAAAGTAACTGCTGAAGTAGTTACGCACGGTCGTGGCGATAAAGTAAAAATCGTTAAGTTCCGTCGTCGTAAGCACTCTCGTAAGCAAATGGGCCACCGTCAGTGGTTCACTGAAGTCAAAATTACTGGCATCAGCGCTTAA
- the ispB gene encoding octaprenyl diphosphate synthase: MDFKAIQALTANDMAEVDAKILAQLNSEVALINQLGFYIVSGGGKRLRPILAVLAARALGYEGDKHTTAAAFIEFTHTATLLHDDVVDESDMRRGKATANAMFGNAASVLVGDYIYTRSFQMMTSLRSLKILDIMSEAVNVIAEGEVQQLMNCNDPDTTEASYMQVIYSKTARLFEAATQVAAILAESPAEVEVALQNYGRYLGTAFQLIDDVLDYTADGEEMGKNVGDDLAEGKPTLPLLHAMHHGTAEQAAMIREAIEQGNGLDKLTPILACMREVGSLAYTQQRAEEEAEKAIASLAILPESEHKEALIALAHLAVNRNK; this comes from the coding sequence ATGGACTTCAAAGCTATCCAAGCACTTACCGCCAACGATATGGCGGAAGTCGATGCGAAGATACTGGCGCAGCTGAACTCTGAAGTGGCGCTCATCAATCAACTCGGATTCTATATTGTCAGCGGCGGCGGCAAGCGCCTGCGCCCGATTCTGGCTGTTCTGGCGGCCCGTGCGTTGGGTTACGAGGGCGACAAGCACACCACCGCAGCCGCCTTCATCGAATTTACCCATACCGCGACCCTGTTGCACGATGACGTGGTCGACGAGTCGGATATGCGTCGCGGCAAAGCCACGGCCAATGCCATGTTCGGCAACGCGGCCAGTGTGCTGGTCGGCGATTATATCTACACCCGTTCATTTCAGATGATGACCAGCCTGCGATCCTTGAAGATCCTCGACATCATGAGTGAAGCGGTCAACGTGATCGCCGAAGGGGAAGTACAGCAGCTCATGAACTGCAACGATCCCGACACCACCGAAGCCAGCTACATGCAGGTGATTTATTCTAAAACAGCCCGCCTGTTTGAAGCCGCGACCCAGGTCGCTGCCATTTTGGCGGAATCACCGGCCGAGGTCGAAGTGGCCCTGCAAAATTACGGCCGCTATCTGGGCACCGCATTCCAGCTGATTGACGATGTCCTGGATTACACCGCCGATGGCGAGGAGATGGGCAAGAATGTCGGTGACGACCTGGCCGAGGGCAAGCCGACCCTGCCGTTGCTCCATGCCATGCACCACGGCACGGCTGAGCAAGCGGCGATGATTCGAGAAGCCATTGAGCAGGGCAACGGTCTCGACAAGCTGACACCAATCCTGGCCTGCATGCGCGAAGTCGGCTCCCTGGCCTACACCCAGCAGCGGGCGGAAGAAGAAGCCGAGAAAGCGATTGCCAGCCTGGCGATCCTGCCGGAATCCGAGCACAAGGAAGCGCTGATCGCCCTGGCGCACCTGGCCGTTAACCGCAATAAGTAA
- the mdh gene encoding malate dehydrogenase — protein MKVAVIGAAGGIGQALALLLKNRLPAGSDLALYDIAPVTPGVAADLSHIPTPVSIKGYGGEDPTPALEGADVVLISAGVARKPGMDRADLFNVNAGIVKSLAEKISVVCPKAVVGIITNPVNTTVAIAADVLKKAGVYDKRKLFGVTTLDVIRSETFVAELKDLDPGQVSVPVIGGHSGVTILPLLSQVEGVEFTEEEIKALTPRIQNAGTEVVEAKAGGGSATLSMGQAACRFGLSVVRALQGEQGVVECAYVEGDGKHARFFAQPVLLGKDGVEEIMDYGTLSAFEQEALESMLDTLKGDIKLGEEFAAK, from the coding sequence ATGAAAGTTGCTGTGATTGGTGCTGCTGGCGGTATCGGCCAGGCTCTGGCCCTGCTGTTGAAAAACCGTCTGCCTGCCGGCTCTGACCTGGCGCTGTATGACATTGCACCAGTAACCCCAGGGGTTGCGGCGGACTTGAGCCATATCCCGACGCCGGTATCAATCAAAGGTTACGGCGGTGAGGATCCGACACCAGCGCTGGAAGGTGCGGATGTGGTTCTGATTTCAGCCGGTGTTGCGCGTAAGCCGGGGATGGATCGTGCGGATCTGTTTAATGTCAATGCCGGGATCGTCAAATCACTGGCAGAGAAAATTTCCGTGGTTTGTCCGAAAGCCGTGGTCGGGATCATCACCAACCCGGTGAACACCACCGTCGCCATTGCAGCCGACGTGCTGAAAAAAGCCGGCGTTTACGACAAGCGTAAACTGTTCGGTGTGACCACACTGGATGTGATCCGCTCGGAAACGTTCGTTGCAGAGCTGAAAGACTTGGATCCGGGTCAGGTGTCTGTACCGGTGATCGGCGGCCACTCTGGCGTGACCATCCTGCCGCTGCTGTCTCAGGTTGAAGGCGTTGAGTTCACCGAAGAAGAAATCAAGGCCCTGACGCCACGCATCCAGAACGCGGGGACTGAGGTTGTTGAAGCCAAAGCCGGTGGCGGCTCTGCAACCCTGTCGATGGGTCAGGCAGCTTGTCGCTTCGGCCTGTCTGTGGTTCGCGCGCTGCAAGGTGAGCAGGGTGTTGTCGAGTGTGCTTATGTTGAAGGCGACGGCAAACACGCGCGCTTCTTTGCACAGCCGGTGTTACTGGGCAAAGACGGTGTGGAAGAGATCATGGATTACGGCACCCTGAGTGCTTTTGAGCAGGAAGCGCTGGAAAGCATGCTGGATACCCTGAAAGGTGATATCAAGCTGGGTGAAGAGTTCGCGGCTAAGTAA
- the argR gene encoding transcriptional regulator ArgR, with product MRNSDKQERLIKAFKAILKEEKFSSQGEIVDALKAQGFDNINQSKVSRMLTKFGAVRTRNAKMEMVYCLPVELGVPTTSSPLKELVMEVGYNNALVVIHTGPGAAQVIARLLDSLGKAEGILGVVAGDDTIFITPTQALTTKELFDSVCELFDYSG from the coding sequence ATGCGAAATTCAGATAAACAAGAGCGCTTAATCAAAGCCTTTAAAGCCATTCTCAAAGAAGAAAAATTCAGCTCACAAGGCGAAATCGTCGACGCATTGAAAGCTCAGGGGTTCGACAACATTAACCAATCCAAAGTCTCCCGCATGCTGACCAAATTTGGCGCGGTACGTACCCGCAATGCCAAGATGGAAATGGTCTACTGCCTGCCGGTTGAGCTGGGTGTGCCGACCACCAGCAGCCCGCTGAAAGAGCTGGTGATGGAAGTGGGCTACAACAATGCCCTGGTCGTGATCCATACCGGTCCGGGCGCGGCACAGGTGATTGCCCGCCTATTAGATTCACTAGGCAAGGCCGAAGGGATCCTGGGGGTTGTCGCCGGGGACGATACCATTTTCATTACCCCGACCCAGGCCCTGACCACCAAAGAGCTGTTCGACTCAGTATGCGAGCTATTTGACTACAGCGGCTGA
- a CDS encoding TAXI family TRAP transporter solute-binding subunit — MALKQLLKISALAAAMTTSGLAGAQDFITIGTGSVTGVYYPTGGAICKLVNKERKQYNVRCSVESTGGSIYNVNTMRAGELDFGVVQSDWQYHAYNGTSKFEELGPYKKIRAVFSLHTEPFTVIARADSGINGVADLKGKRVNIGNPGSGDRATMGVVMDAMGWTNEDFKLAAELKGSERSQALCDNKIDAFVYVVGHPSGSVKEATTSCDAKLVPVTGAAIDKIVADNPYYAKSTIPGGMYKGTDTDTNSFGVAATLVSSTDVSDDVVYALVKSVFENFDTFKRLHPAFANLKPENMVKDGLSIPLHPGAVRYYKEKGYLK; from the coding sequence ATGGCATTAAAACAACTCTTGAAAATCAGCGCATTAGCAGCGGCCATGACCACCAGTGGTCTGGCCGGCGCCCAGGACTTTATCACGATCGGTACAGGCTCTGTGACCGGCGTATACTATCCGACAGGCGGTGCCATCTGTAAGCTGGTCAACAAAGAACGCAAACAATACAACGTTCGCTGTTCGGTTGAGTCAACCGGCGGCTCTATCTATAACGTCAACACCATGCGTGCCGGCGAGCTGGATTTCGGCGTCGTGCAGTCCGACTGGCAGTACCATGCCTACAACGGTACCAGCAAGTTCGAAGAGCTGGGCCCGTATAAGAAGATCCGTGCGGTCTTTTCCCTCCATACCGAACCGTTTACCGTCATTGCCCGTGCCGATTCCGGCATTAACGGTGTCGCCGATCTGAAAGGCAAACGCGTCAATATCGGTAACCCGGGCTCCGGTGACCGCGCAACCATGGGCGTGGTGATGGATGCAATGGGCTGGACCAACGAAGACTTTAAACTGGCTGCCGAGCTGAAAGGCTCCGAGCGCTCGCAAGCCCTGTGTGACAACAAAATTGACGCCTTCGTGTACGTGGTTGGCCACCCGAGCGGTTCTGTCAAAGAAGCAACCACCTCTTGTGATGCCAAGCTGGTCCCGGTCACCGGTGCTGCCATCGACAAGATCGTGGCGGATAACCCGTACTACGCCAAGAGCACCATTCCGGGCGGCATGTACAAGGGCACCGACACCGATACCAACAGCTTCGGTGTGGCCGCGACCCTGGTGTCTTCAACTGATGTCTCTGACGATGTGGTCTACGCCCTGGTGAAATCCGTGTTCGAGAACTTCGACACCTTTAAGCGCCTGCACCCGGCGTTTGCAAACCTCAAACCTGAAAACATGGTGAAAGACGGCCTGTCGATCCCACTCCACCCAGGTGCGGTTCGCTACTACAAGGAAAAGGGTTACCTCAAGTAA
- a CDS encoding TRAP transporter permease, with protein sequence MTKTTETSTEVQEMVAQADTGARNPVGIPGRILWFVPLCWSLFQLWYASPLPFIVDFGVLNDTEARSVHLAFAIFLAFTAYPALTHSPRDRIPVVDWLLALAGSFSAAYIYLFYSQLAGRAGAPTGMDVVVAVTGMILLLEATRRALGPPLMVVAAVFLLYTFGGPYMPDVIAHKGASLNKAMSHLWLTTEGVFGIALGVSTSFVFLFVLFGAMLERAGAGAYFIKVAFSLLGHMRGGPAKAAVVASGLSGLVSGSSIANVVTTGTFTIPLMKKVGFPGTKAGAVEVAASTNGQLTPPIMGAAAFLMVEYVGISYVEVIKAALLPALISYIALLYIVHLEACKAGMTGLKRHYKPTLAQSLLSFSGTILGLVVLSAAVYYGIGWTKDVFGAAATPMIAVVILIAYVALVRLSSRYQDHLLEDPNAEITEVPDPGPTIKSGLYFLLPIVVLVWCLTVERFSPGLSAFWATMFMIFILLTQRPLLALFNREQSLAQAAVEGGVDLLESLVSGARNMIGIGVATAAAGIVVGVVTLTGIGLVMTEFVEFISGGNIMLMLLFTAVISLILGMGLPTTANYIVVSTLMAPVIVTLGAQSGLIIPLIAVHLFVFYFGILADDTPPVGLAAFAAAAIAKSDPIRTGIQGFTYDIRTAILPFMFIFNTQLLLMDIDSWWHLFLTVSSAIIAMLTFSAATQGWWFTKTKWWEVIALLVITFSLFRPGFWWDMVYPPKLDMPGVAIQEVAGQLAIGQPLELQVSGENLEGKQVSKHVLLPFDADAGDAEARIASTGLMLRQDGDNMLVDLIEFGSAAEAAGIDFDWEITQVSLPAERPMKEWVFVPTLLLLGALGWNQRRRARQLVTA encoded by the coding sequence ATGACGAAGACAACTGAGACGTCGACAGAGGTGCAGGAAATGGTGGCTCAGGCTGATACCGGGGCCAGAAACCCTGTCGGTATCCCCGGCCGAATTCTCTGGTTCGTGCCGCTGTGCTGGTCACTGTTCCAGTTATGGTACGCTTCGCCCCTCCCTTTTATCGTCGACTTCGGGGTACTCAATGACACCGAAGCGCGTTCCGTCCATCTGGCGTTTGCGATTTTCCTGGCCTTCACGGCTTATCCGGCCCTGACCCATTCACCCAGAGACCGGATCCCGGTCGTTGACTGGCTGTTGGCCCTTGCCGGTAGCTTTTCTGCGGCCTATATCTACCTGTTTTACAGCCAGCTTGCCGGACGGGCCGGCGCCCCGACCGGGATGGATGTCGTCGTCGCCGTCACCGGGATGATCCTGCTGCTGGAAGCTACCCGCCGGGCCCTCGGGCCACCGCTGATGGTGGTGGCAGCCGTGTTCCTGCTCTATACGTTCGGCGGCCCTTACATGCCGGATGTCATTGCCCACAAAGGTGCCAGCCTGAACAAGGCCATGTCTCACCTGTGGCTCACCACCGAAGGGGTCTTCGGGATCGCGCTGGGGGTCTCGACCTCATTCGTATTCCTGTTTGTCCTGTTCGGCGCCATGCTTGAGCGGGCCGGGGCCGGGGCTTACTTTATTAAAGTTGCCTTTTCCCTGCTGGGCCATATGCGCGGCGGCCCGGCCAAGGCTGCGGTCGTTGCATCCGGTCTGTCCGGCCTGGTCTCCGGCTCGTCGATTGCCAACGTGGTCACCACCGGGACCTTCACCATTCCGTTGATGAAGAAAGTCGGTTTTCCGGGCACCAAAGCCGGCGCAGTGGAAGTTGCAGCCTCAACCAATGGCCAGCTGACACCGCCGATCATGGGAGCTGCGGCCTTTCTGATGGTCGAATATGTCGGGATTTCCTATGTCGAGGTGATCAAGGCGGCCCTGCTGCCTGCGCTGATCTCCTACATCGCTCTGCTCTACATCGTCCACCTGGAAGCCTGTAAAGCCGGGATGACCGGGCTCAAGCGCCACTACAAACCCACCCTGGCGCAGAGCCTGCTGTCCTTCAGCGGCACAATCCTGGGGCTGGTTGTGTTAAGTGCAGCGGTTTACTACGGCATTGGCTGGACCAAAGATGTCTTCGGTGCGGCGGCAACGCCGATGATTGCCGTGGTGATCCTGATCGCCTATGTCGCGCTGGTCAGACTGTCCTCGCGCTATCAGGATCACCTGCTCGAAGATCCGAATGCCGAAATCACCGAAGTGCCGGATCCGGGCCCGACCATTAAATCCGGCCTCTACTTCCTGCTGCCGATTGTGGTGCTGGTCTGGTGCCTGACGGTTGAGCGCTTCTCACCGGGGCTGTCTGCTTTCTGGGCCACGATGTTTATGATCTTCATCCTGCTGACCCAACGCCCGCTGCTGGCGCTGTTTAACCGGGAGCAATCATTGGCACAAGCCGCGGTGGAAGGCGGTGTGGATCTGCTGGAAAGCCTGGTCTCCGGCGCGCGGAATATGATCGGGATCGGGGTGGCCACAGCTGCGGCCGGGATCGTCGTCGGGGTCGTCACTCTGACCGGGATCGGCCTGGTCATGACCGAGTTCGTCGAGTTTATCTCGGGCGGCAACATCATGCTGATGCTGCTGTTTACTGCGGTGATCAGTCTGATCCTCGGCATGGGCCTGCCGACAACCGCCAACTATATTGTGGTCTCCACCCTGATGGCCCCGGTCATCGTCACCCTGGGTGCCCAAAGCGGCCTGATCATTCCGCTGATCGCCGTCCACCTGTTCGTGTTCTACTTCGGGATCCTGGCCGACGATACCCCGCCGGTCGGCCTCGCGGCTTTTGCGGCAGCCGCAATCGCCAAAAGCGATCCGATCCGCACCGGGATTCAGGGCTTCACCTATGACATCCGGACCGCCATCCTGCCGTTTATGTTCATCTTCAACACCCAGCTGTTATTGATGGACATCGATTCCTGGTGGCACCTGTTCCTGACGGTCAGCTCCGCCATCATCGCCATGCTGACTTTCTCGGCAGCCACCCAGGGATGGTGGTTTACCAAAACCAAATGGTGGGAAGTGATTGCGCTATTGGTGATCACCTTCTCACTTTTCCGCCCGGGTTTTTGGTGGGATATGGTGTATCCGCCTAAATTGGACATGCCGGGAGTGGCCATCCAGGAGGTCGCAGGACAACTGGCCATCGGTCAGCCACTGGAGCTTCAGGTTAGCGGGGAAAACCTCGAAGGCAAGCAGGTCAGCAAACATGTCCTGCTGCCGTTTGACGCCGATGCTGGGGATGCCGAAGCGCGGATCGCCTCCACCGGCCTGATGCTCCGTCAGGACGGCGACAACATGCTGGTCGACCTGATTGAGTTCGGCAGTGCGGCAGAAGCTGCCGGGATCGATTTTGACTGGGAAATCACCCAGGTGAGT